Proteins co-encoded in one Podarcis muralis chromosome 12, rPodMur119.hap1.1, whole genome shotgun sequence genomic window:
- the SMARCD3 gene encoding SWI/SNF-related matrix-associated actin-dependent regulator of chromatin subfamily D member 3 isoform X9, whose protein sequence is MRPTRPLPAGRSPRPGMPSGARMPHQGAPMGPPGPPYVGSPSVRPGMPQAVMEPTRKRAAPQQAQQQQAAQQQAQQQQQAGAATQNRPRSAKRRKMADKILPQRIRELVPESQAYMDLLAFERKLDQTIMRKRVDIQEALKRPMKLRLSSLQQQKRKLRLYISNTFNPAKSDADDSDGSIASWELRVEGKLLDDLSKQKRKFSSFFKSLVIELDKDLYGPDNHLVELLHTGSKSPSSYPLRTKVCFLWHRTPTTQETDGFQVKRPGDVSVRCTLLLMLDYQPPQFKLDPRLARLLGIHTQTRSAIIQALWQYIKTNKLQDSHDKEYINCDKYFQQIFDCPRLKFSEIPQRLTNLLLPPDPIVINHIISVDPNDQKKTACYDIDVEVEDPLKGQMSSFLLSTANQQEITALDNKIHETIESINQLKIQRDFMLSFSKDPKGYIQDLLRSQSRDLKVMTDVVGNPEEERRAEFYHEPWSQEAVSRYFYCKIQQRRQELEQSLGVRNT, encoded by the exons ATGCGCCCCACGCGCCCCCTCCCCGCCGGGAGGAGCCcg cgtCCTGGGATGCCATCAGGCGCTCGCATGCCCCACCAGGGGGCTCCAATGGGTCCCCCAGGCCCCCCCTACGTCGGGAGCCCTTCCGTGCGCCCCGGGATGCCCCAGGCCGTGATGGAGCCCACGCGCAAGCGGGCAGCGCCCCAgcaggcgcagcagcagcaggcggcgcAGCAacaagcgcagcagcagcagcaggcggggGCCGCCACGCAGAACCGGCCCAGGAG TGCCAAGAggaggaagatggctgacaaGATTCTCCCACAGAGG ATCCGGGAGCTGGTGCCAGAGTCTCAGGCCTACATGGACCTGCTGGCGTTCGAGCGGAAGCTGGACCAGACCATCATGAGGAAGCGAGTGGACATCCAGGAGGCCCTGAAGAGGCCCATGAAG ctcagACTCTCCTCCCTCCAACAGCAAAAGCGGAAGCTGCGCCTTTACATCTCCAACACCTTCAACCCGGCCAAGTCGGACGCAGACGACTCAGATGGCAGCATCGCCTCCTGGGAGCTGCGGGTGGAAGGCAAACTGCTGGACGAT CTCAGCAAGCAGAAAAGGAAGTTTTCCTCTTTCTTCAAGAGTTTGGTCATCGAACTGGACAAGGACCTGTATGGACCAGACAATCACCTGGTGGAG ctgctgcacactgggtcgAAATCTCCGTCAAGCTATCCACTCAGAACCAAGGTCTGTTTCCTG TGGCACAGGACCCCCACCACCCAGGAGACGGACGGCTTCCAGGTGAAGAGGCCGGGGGACGTCAGCGTGCGCTGCACCCTCCTGCTCATGCTGGACTACCAG CCCCCCCAGTTCAAGCTGGACCCCCGCCTCGCCCGCCTCTTGGGGATCCACACGCAGACGCGCTCGGCCATCATCCAAGCCCTCTGGCAGTACATCAAGACCAACAAGCTGCAGGACTCTCACGACAAGGAGTACATCAACTGTGACAAGTATTTCCAGCAG ATCTTTGATTGCCCACGGCTAAAGTTTTCTGAAATCCCACAGAGGCTGACGAACTTGTTGCTGCCGCCGGATCCTATTGTCATCAACCACATCATCAG TGTGGACCCCAATGACCAGAAGAAGACCGCCTGCTACGACATTGACGTGGAAGTGGAGGACCCCTTGAAGGGGCAGATGAGCAGCTTCCTCCTCTCGACAGCAAACCAGCAGGAGATCACAGCCCTCGATAACAAG ATTCACGAGACAATCGAGTCCATCAACCAGCTGAAGATACAGAGGGATTTTATGCTCAGCTTCTCCAAAGACCCCAAAGGGTACATCCAAGATCTCCTCCGATCCCAGAGCAGGGATCTCAAG GTGATGACCGACGTGGTGGGGAATCCCGAGGAGGAGCGGAGGGCAGAGTTTTACCACGAGCCGTGGTCCCAGGAGGCCGTGAGCAGGTACTTCTACTGCAAG ATCCAGCAGCGTCGTCAGGAGTTGGAGCAGTCTCTGGGGGTGCGTAACACCTAA
- the SMARCD3 gene encoding SWI/SNF-related matrix-associated actin-dependent regulator of chromatin subfamily D member 3 isoform X10, which translates to MAAEEVTGGARKATKSKLFEFLVHGVRPGMPSGARMPHQGAPMGPPGPPYVGSPSVRPGMPQAVMEPTRKRAAPQQAQQQQAAQQQAQQQQQAGAATQNRPRSAKRRKMADKILPQRIRELVPESQAYMDLLAFERKLDQTIMRKRVDIQEALKRPMKQKRKLRLYISNTFNPAKSDADDSDGSIASWELRVEGKLLDDLSKQKRKFSSFFKSLVIELDKDLYGPDNHLVEWHRTPTTQETDGFQVKRPGDVSVRCTLLLMLDYQPPQFKLDPRLARLLGIHTQTRSAIIQALWQYIKTNKLQDSHDKEYINCDKYFQQIFDCPRLKFSEIPQRLTNLLLPPDPIVINHIISVDPNDQKKTACYDIDVEVEDPLKGQMSSFLLSTANQQEITALDNKIHETIESINQLKIQRDFMLSFSKDPKGYIQDLLRSQSRDLKVMTDVVGNPEEERRAEFYHEPWSQEAVSRYFYCKIQQRRQELEQSLGVRNT; encoded by the exons ATGGCCGCGGAGGAAGTCACGGGCGGAGCGCGAAAGGCGAcgaaaagcaaactttttgagtttctggtccatggggtg cgtCCTGGGATGCCATCAGGCGCTCGCATGCCCCACCAGGGGGCTCCAATGGGTCCCCCAGGCCCCCCCTACGTCGGGAGCCCTTCCGTGCGCCCCGGGATGCCCCAGGCCGTGATGGAGCCCACGCGCAAGCGGGCAGCGCCCCAgcaggcgcagcagcagcaggcggcgcAGCAacaagcgcagcagcagcagcaggcggggGCCGCCACGCAGAACCGGCCCAGGAG TGCCAAGAggaggaagatggctgacaaGATTCTCCCACAGAGG ATCCGGGAGCTGGTGCCAGAGTCTCAGGCCTACATGGACCTGCTGGCGTTCGAGCGGAAGCTGGACCAGACCATCATGAGGAAGCGAGTGGACATCCAGGAGGCCCTGAAGAGGCCCATGAAG CAAAAGCGGAAGCTGCGCCTTTACATCTCCAACACCTTCAACCCGGCCAAGTCGGACGCAGACGACTCAGATGGCAGCATCGCCTCCTGGGAGCTGCGGGTGGAAGGCAAACTGCTGGACGAT CTCAGCAAGCAGAAAAGGAAGTTTTCCTCTTTCTTCAAGAGTTTGGTCATCGAACTGGACAAGGACCTGTATGGACCAGACAATCACCTGGTGGAG TGGCACAGGACCCCCACCACCCAGGAGACGGACGGCTTCCAGGTGAAGAGGCCGGGGGACGTCAGCGTGCGCTGCACCCTCCTGCTCATGCTGGACTACCAG CCCCCCCAGTTCAAGCTGGACCCCCGCCTCGCCCGCCTCTTGGGGATCCACACGCAGACGCGCTCGGCCATCATCCAAGCCCTCTGGCAGTACATCAAGACCAACAAGCTGCAGGACTCTCACGACAAGGAGTACATCAACTGTGACAAGTATTTCCAGCAG ATCTTTGATTGCCCACGGCTAAAGTTTTCTGAAATCCCACAGAGGCTGACGAACTTGTTGCTGCCGCCGGATCCTATTGTCATCAACCACATCATCAG TGTGGACCCCAATGACCAGAAGAAGACCGCCTGCTACGACATTGACGTGGAAGTGGAGGACCCCTTGAAGGGGCAGATGAGCAGCTTCCTCCTCTCGACAGCAAACCAGCAGGAGATCACAGCCCTCGATAACAAG ATTCACGAGACAATCGAGTCCATCAACCAGCTGAAGATACAGAGGGATTTTATGCTCAGCTTCTCCAAAGACCCCAAAGGGTACATCCAAGATCTCCTCCGATCCCAGAGCAGGGATCTCAAG GTGATGACCGACGTGGTGGGGAATCCCGAGGAGGAGCGGAGGGCAGAGTTTTACCACGAGCCGTGGTCCCAGGAGGCCGTGAGCAGGTACTTCTACTGCAAG ATCCAGCAGCGTCGTCAGGAGTTGGAGCAGTCTCTGGGGGTGCGTAACACCTAA
- the SMARCD3 gene encoding SWI/SNF-related matrix-associated actin-dependent regulator of chromatin subfamily D member 3 isoform X8 has product MAAEEVTGGARKATKSKLFEFLVHGVRPGMPSGARMPHQGAPMGPPGPPYVGSPSVRPGMPQAVMEPTRKRAAPQQAQQQQAAQQQAQQQQQAGAATQNRPRSAKRRKMADKILPQRIRELVPESQAYMDLLAFERKLDQTIMRKRVDIQEALKRPMKQKRKLRLYISNTFNPAKSDADDSDGSIASWELRVEGKLLDDLSKQKRKFSSFFKSLVIELDKDLYGPDNHLVELLHTGSKSPSSYPLRTKWHRTPTTQETDGFQVKRPGDVSVRCTLLLMLDYQPPQFKLDPRLARLLGIHTQTRSAIIQALWQYIKTNKLQDSHDKEYINCDKYFQQIFDCPRLKFSEIPQRLTNLLLPPDPIVINHIISVDPNDQKKTACYDIDVEVEDPLKGQMSSFLLSTANQQEITALDNKIHETIESINQLKIQRDFMLSFSKDPKGYIQDLLRSQSRDLKVMTDVVGNPEEERRAEFYHEPWSQEAVSRYFYCKIQQRRQELEQSLGVRNT; this is encoded by the exons ATGGCCGCGGAGGAAGTCACGGGCGGAGCGCGAAAGGCGAcgaaaagcaaactttttgagtttctggtccatggggtg cgtCCTGGGATGCCATCAGGCGCTCGCATGCCCCACCAGGGGGCTCCAATGGGTCCCCCAGGCCCCCCCTACGTCGGGAGCCCTTCCGTGCGCCCCGGGATGCCCCAGGCCGTGATGGAGCCCACGCGCAAGCGGGCAGCGCCCCAgcaggcgcagcagcagcaggcggcgcAGCAacaagcgcagcagcagcagcaggcggggGCCGCCACGCAGAACCGGCCCAGGAG TGCCAAGAggaggaagatggctgacaaGATTCTCCCACAGAGG ATCCGGGAGCTGGTGCCAGAGTCTCAGGCCTACATGGACCTGCTGGCGTTCGAGCGGAAGCTGGACCAGACCATCATGAGGAAGCGAGTGGACATCCAGGAGGCCCTGAAGAGGCCCATGAAG CAAAAGCGGAAGCTGCGCCTTTACATCTCCAACACCTTCAACCCGGCCAAGTCGGACGCAGACGACTCAGATGGCAGCATCGCCTCCTGGGAGCTGCGGGTGGAAGGCAAACTGCTGGACGAT CTCAGCAAGCAGAAAAGGAAGTTTTCCTCTTTCTTCAAGAGTTTGGTCATCGAACTGGACAAGGACCTGTATGGACCAGACAATCACCTGGTGGAG ctgctgcacactgggtcgAAATCTCCGTCAAGCTATCCACTCAGAACCAAG TGGCACAGGACCCCCACCACCCAGGAGACGGACGGCTTCCAGGTGAAGAGGCCGGGGGACGTCAGCGTGCGCTGCACCCTCCTGCTCATGCTGGACTACCAG CCCCCCCAGTTCAAGCTGGACCCCCGCCTCGCCCGCCTCTTGGGGATCCACACGCAGACGCGCTCGGCCATCATCCAAGCCCTCTGGCAGTACATCAAGACCAACAAGCTGCAGGACTCTCACGACAAGGAGTACATCAACTGTGACAAGTATTTCCAGCAG ATCTTTGATTGCCCACGGCTAAAGTTTTCTGAAATCCCACAGAGGCTGACGAACTTGTTGCTGCCGCCGGATCCTATTGTCATCAACCACATCATCAG TGTGGACCCCAATGACCAGAAGAAGACCGCCTGCTACGACATTGACGTGGAAGTGGAGGACCCCTTGAAGGGGCAGATGAGCAGCTTCCTCCTCTCGACAGCAAACCAGCAGGAGATCACAGCCCTCGATAACAAG ATTCACGAGACAATCGAGTCCATCAACCAGCTGAAGATACAGAGGGATTTTATGCTCAGCTTCTCCAAAGACCCCAAAGGGTACATCCAAGATCTCCTCCGATCCCAGAGCAGGGATCTCAAG GTGATGACCGACGTGGTGGGGAATCCCGAGGAGGAGCGGAGGGCAGAGTTTTACCACGAGCCGTGGTCCCAGGAGGCCGTGAGCAGGTACTTCTACTGCAAG ATCCAGCAGCGTCGTCAGGAGTTGGAGCAGTCTCTGGGGGTGCGTAACACCTAA
- the SMARCD3 gene encoding SWI/SNF-related matrix-associated actin-dependent regulator of chromatin subfamily D member 3 isoform X6, which translates to MAAEEVTGGARKATKSKLFEFLVHGVRPGMPSGARMPHQGAPMGPPGPPYVGSPSVRPGMPQAVMEPTRKRAAPQQAQQQQAAQQQAQQQQQAGAATQNRPRSAKRRKMADKILPQRIRELVPESQAYMDLLAFERKLDQTIMRKRVDIQEALKRPMKLRLSSLQQQKRKLRLYISNTFNPAKSDADDSDGSIASWELRVEGKLLDDLSKQKRKFSSFFKSLVIELDKDLYGPDNHLVELLHTGSKSPSSYPLRTKVCFLWHRTPTTQETDGFQVKRPGDVSVRCTLLLMLDYQPPQFKLDPRLARLLGIHTQTRSAIIQALWQYIKTNKLQDSHDKEYINCDKYFQQIFDCPRLKFSEIPQRLTNLLLPPDPIVINHIISVDPNDQKKTACYDIDVEVEDPLKGQMSSFLLSTANQQEITALDNKIHETIESINQLKIQRDFMLSFSKDPKGYIQDLLRSQSRDLKVMTDVVGNPEEERRAEFYHEPWSQEAVSRYFYCKIQQRRQELEQSLGVRNT; encoded by the exons ATGGCCGCGGAGGAAGTCACGGGCGGAGCGCGAAAGGCGAcgaaaagcaaactttttgagtttctggtccatggggtg cgtCCTGGGATGCCATCAGGCGCTCGCATGCCCCACCAGGGGGCTCCAATGGGTCCCCCAGGCCCCCCCTACGTCGGGAGCCCTTCCGTGCGCCCCGGGATGCCCCAGGCCGTGATGGAGCCCACGCGCAAGCGGGCAGCGCCCCAgcaggcgcagcagcagcaggcggcgcAGCAacaagcgcagcagcagcagcaggcggggGCCGCCACGCAGAACCGGCCCAGGAG TGCCAAGAggaggaagatggctgacaaGATTCTCCCACAGAGG ATCCGGGAGCTGGTGCCAGAGTCTCAGGCCTACATGGACCTGCTGGCGTTCGAGCGGAAGCTGGACCAGACCATCATGAGGAAGCGAGTGGACATCCAGGAGGCCCTGAAGAGGCCCATGAAG ctcagACTCTCCTCCCTCCAACAGCAAAAGCGGAAGCTGCGCCTTTACATCTCCAACACCTTCAACCCGGCCAAGTCGGACGCAGACGACTCAGATGGCAGCATCGCCTCCTGGGAGCTGCGGGTGGAAGGCAAACTGCTGGACGAT CTCAGCAAGCAGAAAAGGAAGTTTTCCTCTTTCTTCAAGAGTTTGGTCATCGAACTGGACAAGGACCTGTATGGACCAGACAATCACCTGGTGGAG ctgctgcacactgggtcgAAATCTCCGTCAAGCTATCCACTCAGAACCAAGGTCTGTTTCCTG TGGCACAGGACCCCCACCACCCAGGAGACGGACGGCTTCCAGGTGAAGAGGCCGGGGGACGTCAGCGTGCGCTGCACCCTCCTGCTCATGCTGGACTACCAG CCCCCCCAGTTCAAGCTGGACCCCCGCCTCGCCCGCCTCTTGGGGATCCACACGCAGACGCGCTCGGCCATCATCCAAGCCCTCTGGCAGTACATCAAGACCAACAAGCTGCAGGACTCTCACGACAAGGAGTACATCAACTGTGACAAGTATTTCCAGCAG ATCTTTGATTGCCCACGGCTAAAGTTTTCTGAAATCCCACAGAGGCTGACGAACTTGTTGCTGCCGCCGGATCCTATTGTCATCAACCACATCATCAG TGTGGACCCCAATGACCAGAAGAAGACCGCCTGCTACGACATTGACGTGGAAGTGGAGGACCCCTTGAAGGGGCAGATGAGCAGCTTCCTCCTCTCGACAGCAAACCAGCAGGAGATCACAGCCCTCGATAACAAG ATTCACGAGACAATCGAGTCCATCAACCAGCTGAAGATACAGAGGGATTTTATGCTCAGCTTCTCCAAAGACCCCAAAGGGTACATCCAAGATCTCCTCCGATCCCAGAGCAGGGATCTCAAG GTGATGACCGACGTGGTGGGGAATCCCGAGGAGGAGCGGAGGGCAGAGTTTTACCACGAGCCGTGGTCCCAGGAGGCCGTGAGCAGGTACTTCTACTGCAAG ATCCAGCAGCGTCGTCAGGAGTTGGAGCAGTCTCTGGGGGTGCGTAACACCTAA
- the SMARCD3 gene encoding SWI/SNF-related matrix-associated actin-dependent regulator of chromatin subfamily D member 3 isoform X7 yields the protein MRPGMPSGARMPHQGAPMGPPGPPYVGSPSVRPGMPQAVMEPTRKRAAPQQAQQQQAAQQQAQQQQQAGAATQNRPRSAKRRKMADKILPQRIRELVPESQAYMDLLAFERKLDQTIMRKRVDIQEALKRPMKLRLSSLQQQKRKLRLYISNTFNPAKSDADDSDGSIASWELRVEGKLLDDLSKQKRKFSSFFKSLVIELDKDLYGPDNHLVELLHTGSKSPSSYPLRTKVCFLWHRTPTTQETDGFQVKRPGDVSVRCTLLLMLDYQPPQFKLDPRLARLLGIHTQTRSAIIQALWQYIKTNKLQDSHDKEYINCDKYFQQIFDCPRLKFSEIPQRLTNLLLPPDPIVINHIISVDPNDQKKTACYDIDVEVEDPLKGQMSSFLLSTANQQEITALDNKIHETIESINQLKIQRDFMLSFSKDPKGYIQDLLRSQSRDLKVMTDVVGNPEEERRAEFYHEPWSQEAVSRYFYCKIQQRRQELEQSLGVRNT from the exons cgtCCTGGGATGCCATCAGGCGCTCGCATGCCCCACCAGGGGGCTCCAATGGGTCCCCCAGGCCCCCCCTACGTCGGGAGCCCTTCCGTGCGCCCCGGGATGCCCCAGGCCGTGATGGAGCCCACGCGCAAGCGGGCAGCGCCCCAgcaggcgcagcagcagcaggcggcgcAGCAacaagcgcagcagcagcagcaggcggggGCCGCCACGCAGAACCGGCCCAGGAG TGCCAAGAggaggaagatggctgacaaGATTCTCCCACAGAGG ATCCGGGAGCTGGTGCCAGAGTCTCAGGCCTACATGGACCTGCTGGCGTTCGAGCGGAAGCTGGACCAGACCATCATGAGGAAGCGAGTGGACATCCAGGAGGCCCTGAAGAGGCCCATGAAG ctcagACTCTCCTCCCTCCAACAGCAAAAGCGGAAGCTGCGCCTTTACATCTCCAACACCTTCAACCCGGCCAAGTCGGACGCAGACGACTCAGATGGCAGCATCGCCTCCTGGGAGCTGCGGGTGGAAGGCAAACTGCTGGACGAT CTCAGCAAGCAGAAAAGGAAGTTTTCCTCTTTCTTCAAGAGTTTGGTCATCGAACTGGACAAGGACCTGTATGGACCAGACAATCACCTGGTGGAG ctgctgcacactgggtcgAAATCTCCGTCAAGCTATCCACTCAGAACCAAGGTCTGTTTCCTG TGGCACAGGACCCCCACCACCCAGGAGACGGACGGCTTCCAGGTGAAGAGGCCGGGGGACGTCAGCGTGCGCTGCACCCTCCTGCTCATGCTGGACTACCAG CCCCCCCAGTTCAAGCTGGACCCCCGCCTCGCCCGCCTCTTGGGGATCCACACGCAGACGCGCTCGGCCATCATCCAAGCCCTCTGGCAGTACATCAAGACCAACAAGCTGCAGGACTCTCACGACAAGGAGTACATCAACTGTGACAAGTATTTCCAGCAG ATCTTTGATTGCCCACGGCTAAAGTTTTCTGAAATCCCACAGAGGCTGACGAACTTGTTGCTGCCGCCGGATCCTATTGTCATCAACCACATCATCAG TGTGGACCCCAATGACCAGAAGAAGACCGCCTGCTACGACATTGACGTGGAAGTGGAGGACCCCTTGAAGGGGCAGATGAGCAGCTTCCTCCTCTCGACAGCAAACCAGCAGGAGATCACAGCCCTCGATAACAAG ATTCACGAGACAATCGAGTCCATCAACCAGCTGAAGATACAGAGGGATTTTATGCTCAGCTTCTCCAAAGACCCCAAAGGGTACATCCAAGATCTCCTCCGATCCCAGAGCAGGGATCTCAAG GTGATGACCGACGTGGTGGGGAATCCCGAGGAGGAGCGGAGGGCAGAGTTTTACCACGAGCCGTGGTCCCAGGAGGCCGTGAGCAGGTACTTCTACTGCAAG ATCCAGCAGCGTCGTCAGGAGTTGGAGCAGTCTCTGGGGGTGCGTAACACCTAA
- the SMARCD3 gene encoding SWI/SNF-related matrix-associated actin-dependent regulator of chromatin subfamily D member 3 isoform X11, producing MPSGARMPHQGAPMGPPGPPYVGSPSVRPGMPQAVMEPTRKRAAPQQAQQQQAAQQQAQQQQQAGAATQNRPRSAKRRKMADKILPQRIRELVPESQAYMDLLAFERKLDQTIMRKRVDIQEALKRPMKLRLSSLQQQKRKLRLYISNTFNPAKSDADDSDGSIASWELRVEGKLLDDLSKQKRKFSSFFKSLVIELDKDLYGPDNHLVELLHTGSKSPSSYPLRTKVCFLWHRTPTTQETDGFQVKRPGDVSVRCTLLLMLDYQPPQFKLDPRLARLLGIHTQTRSAIIQALWQYIKTNKLQDSHDKEYINCDKYFQQIFDCPRLKFSEIPQRLTNLLLPPDPIVINHIISVDPNDQKKTACYDIDVEVEDPLKGQMSSFLLSTANQQEITALDNKIHETIESINQLKIQRDFMLSFSKDPKGYIQDLLRSQSRDLKVMTDVVGNPEEERRAEFYHEPWSQEAVSRYFYCKIQQRRQELEQSLGVRNT from the exons ATGCCATCAGGCGCTCGCATGCCCCACCAGGGGGCTCCAATGGGTCCCCCAGGCCCCCCCTACGTCGGGAGCCCTTCCGTGCGCCCCGGGATGCCCCAGGCCGTGATGGAGCCCACGCGCAAGCGGGCAGCGCCCCAgcaggcgcagcagcagcaggcggcgcAGCAacaagcgcagcagcagcagcaggcggggGCCGCCACGCAGAACCGGCCCAGGAG TGCCAAGAggaggaagatggctgacaaGATTCTCCCACAGAGG ATCCGGGAGCTGGTGCCAGAGTCTCAGGCCTACATGGACCTGCTGGCGTTCGAGCGGAAGCTGGACCAGACCATCATGAGGAAGCGAGTGGACATCCAGGAGGCCCTGAAGAGGCCCATGAAG ctcagACTCTCCTCCCTCCAACAGCAAAAGCGGAAGCTGCGCCTTTACATCTCCAACACCTTCAACCCGGCCAAGTCGGACGCAGACGACTCAGATGGCAGCATCGCCTCCTGGGAGCTGCGGGTGGAAGGCAAACTGCTGGACGAT CTCAGCAAGCAGAAAAGGAAGTTTTCCTCTTTCTTCAAGAGTTTGGTCATCGAACTGGACAAGGACCTGTATGGACCAGACAATCACCTGGTGGAG ctgctgcacactgggtcgAAATCTCCGTCAAGCTATCCACTCAGAACCAAGGTCTGTTTCCTG TGGCACAGGACCCCCACCACCCAGGAGACGGACGGCTTCCAGGTGAAGAGGCCGGGGGACGTCAGCGTGCGCTGCACCCTCCTGCTCATGCTGGACTACCAG CCCCCCCAGTTCAAGCTGGACCCCCGCCTCGCCCGCCTCTTGGGGATCCACACGCAGACGCGCTCGGCCATCATCCAAGCCCTCTGGCAGTACATCAAGACCAACAAGCTGCAGGACTCTCACGACAAGGAGTACATCAACTGTGACAAGTATTTCCAGCAG ATCTTTGATTGCCCACGGCTAAAGTTTTCTGAAATCCCACAGAGGCTGACGAACTTGTTGCTGCCGCCGGATCCTATTGTCATCAACCACATCATCAG TGTGGACCCCAATGACCAGAAGAAGACCGCCTGCTACGACATTGACGTGGAAGTGGAGGACCCCTTGAAGGGGCAGATGAGCAGCTTCCTCCTCTCGACAGCAAACCAGCAGGAGATCACAGCCCTCGATAACAAG ATTCACGAGACAATCGAGTCCATCAACCAGCTGAAGATACAGAGGGATTTTATGCTCAGCTTCTCCAAAGACCCCAAAGGGTACATCCAAGATCTCCTCCGATCCCAGAGCAGGGATCTCAAG GTGATGACCGACGTGGTGGGGAATCCCGAGGAGGAGCGGAGGGCAGAGTTTTACCACGAGCCGTGGTCCCAGGAGGCCGTGAGCAGGTACTTCTACTGCAAG ATCCAGCAGCGTCGTCAGGAGTTGGAGCAGTCTCTGGGGGTGCGTAACACCTAA